The Solibacillus sp. FSL R7-0682 genome includes a window with the following:
- a CDS encoding class I adenylate-forming enzyme family protein, whose translation MFITKRLYEQSQQIPNEVAIIFNDEQWTYEELYHSAEKIAFYLMQQGYKRGDIVAQFTLNSNLFMAIYYGVQLAGLTIMPVNTKLAPPEVDYIFMHSEAKVLIYDEQLLSTIQATTTEFQEVLTLNKIKEIVASDISSNFEGSNLDMEDTAVVMYTSGTTGKPKGVMLSHRNIHETAEIWSDSMEMNTSDRMYICTPLFHCAGSHVFAVPTILKGGTVIIEEAFSPENTLKQLLKTEATIFFGVPAMYTILLNKSELSNYSFDQLRLFCYGAAPMPYELVKRLKDAFPNVKVQNLYGQTENTPATSSLLDDVALIKIGSVGKPLARTEVQLLDSNGEVVPVGEVGEICVKGPQVMKGYLHAPEEIANTIRNGWLHSGDLGRFDEEGYLFIVDRKKDMIIRGGENIYPIEIEEVLYQMPQVLEAAVVGMPHEVYGEVPKAFVVVKDGEQLSEQAVFDYCMSQLAKYKIPYEVDFLGELPRNASGKVLKHTLRPKQTT comes from the coding sequence ATGTTTATTACAAAGAGGTTATATGAGCAATCACAGCAAATACCAAATGAAGTGGCGATTATTTTTAATGATGAACAGTGGACGTATGAAGAGCTTTATCATAGCGCCGAAAAAATCGCGTTTTACTTAATGCAGCAAGGTTACAAAAGGGGAGATATTGTAGCCCAATTTACTTTAAACTCGAATTTGTTCATGGCGATATATTATGGTGTACAGCTTGCAGGCTTAACGATTATGCCAGTTAATACGAAGCTTGCACCACCTGAAGTTGACTATATTTTTATGCATTCTGAAGCGAAAGTTTTAATTTATGACGAACAGTTATTATCGACAATTCAAGCGACAACAACAGAATTTCAAGAGGTGCTTACTTTAAACAAAATTAAAGAAATAGTGGCATCTGATATAAGCAGTAATTTTGAAGGATCAAATCTGGACATGGAGGATACAGCTGTTGTTATGTATACGTCAGGGACAACAGGCAAGCCAAAAGGTGTCATGCTCAGTCATCGAAATATCCATGAAACAGCGGAAATTTGGTCTGATTCAATGGAAATGAACACTAGTGATCGAATGTATATTTGTACACCATTATTCCATTGTGCGGGGAGTCACGTCTTTGCTGTGCCAACTATTTTAAAGGGTGGCACAGTTATTATAGAAGAAGCGTTTTCGCCAGAAAACACATTGAAGCAACTACTGAAAACAGAGGCAACGATATTCTTTGGGGTGCCTGCAATGTATACGATTTTATTGAATAAGTCAGAGCTATCCAATTACAGCTTTGATCAGCTGCGCTTATTCTGCTATGGAGCTGCACCAATGCCTTACGAGCTTGTAAAGCGCTTAAAAGATGCTTTCCCTAATGTGAAGGTACAAAATTTATATGGTCAAACTGAAAATACCCCGGCGACGAGCTCATTATTAGACGATGTGGCTCTAATTAAAATTGGTTCTGTGGGAAAACCACTAGCGCGGACAGAAGTTCAACTACTCGACTCAAATGGTGAAGTTGTGCCAGTAGGTGAAGTTGGAGAAATTTGTGTGAAAGGTCCTCAAGTGATGAAGGGCTATTTACATGCACCGGAAGAAATAGCAAATACAATCCGTAATGGCTGGCTTCATTCTGGCGATCTAGGTCGGTTCGATGAAGAAGGCTACTTATTTATTGTCGACCGCAAAAAGGACATGATTATTCGCGGTGGTGAAAATATTTACCCAATTGAGATCGAAGAAGTATTATATCAAATGCCACAAGTGCTAGAAGCGGCTGTTGTTGGCATGCCCCATGAAGTTTATGGGGAGGTTCCAAAAGCATTTGTAGTTGTAAAAGATGGTGAACAGCTATCAGAACAAGCAGTTTTTGATTACTGTATGTCGCAACTTGCAAAGTATAAGATACCTTATGAAGTGGACTTTTTAGGCGAGTTACCGAGAAATGCCTCAGGAAAAGTGTTAAAACATACATTACGACCAAAGCAAACAACTTAA